In Xiphophorus maculatus strain JP 163 A chromosome 2, X_maculatus-5.0-male, whole genome shotgun sequence, one genomic interval encodes:
- the dbx2 gene encoding homeobox protein DBX2, with protein MVLVQSCSRRNMAANLPGFGSSGKSFLIDNLLKSQSPPVHPEGTACGHLRQVACERPRRPWGQERGAHHSLSPPQGKINGCPLLSCSDVLSSAFLQSPPYLLACCGGSSPAPVFSKGGNVQMWSSNSNPKSRRGILRRAVFSEEQRKELEKTFRRQKYISKMDRNKLAADLSLKESQVKIWFQNRRMKWRNHKEKEVHSIRSPMDELLARSRPQDEVQTSHNHADMNTDSSAPQKSTRDA; from the exons ATGGTCTTGgttcagagctgcagcagaaggaaTATGGCTGCAAATTTACCAGGGTTCGGAAGCTCCGGAAAGAGCTTTCTGATCGACAATCTTTTGAAATCACAAAGTCCTCCTGTCCATCCGGAGGGAACAGCATGTGGACACCTCAGACAAGTTGCATGTGAACGCCCCAGGAGACCCTGGGGCCAGGAGCGTGGAGCCCATCACAGCCTGAGTCCTCCACAGGGAAAAATCAATGGCTGTCCACTTCTATCTTGTTCAG ATGTTCTGAGCAGCGCTTTCCTGCAGAGCCCGCCGTATCTGCTGGCATGCTGCGGTGGGTCCAGTCCCGCTCCCGTCTTCTCCA AAGGAGGAAATGTTCAAATGTGGTCGTCGAATTCAAACCCTAAATCCCGCAGAGGGATCCTCAGGAGGGCTGTTTTCTCCGAAGAACAAAGAAAGGAACTGGAGAAAACCTTTCGGAGGCAAAAGTACATCAGCAAAATGGACAGGAACAAACTGGCGGCTGATCTTAGCCTGAAGGAATCACAG GTGAagatctggttccagaaccgtCGTATGAAATGGAGAAACCACAAGGAGAAAGAGGTTCATAGCATTCGCTCACCGATGGATGAGCTATTGGCCAGAAGTCGTCCTCAAGACGAAGTGCAAACGTCCCACAATCACGCTGACATGAACACAGACAGCTCAGCGCCACAGAAGAGCACCAGAGATGCATGA